In Crassostrea angulata isolate pt1a10 chromosome 4, ASM2561291v2, whole genome shotgun sequence, one genomic interval encodes:
- the LOC128179622 gene encoding unconventional myosin-XVI-like isoform X6 produces MEQSILQSLSTPHRQKVTRQLRKEQVKRYLDHIKQGSVRRERKENQKKTRVEFQKIFLLQEAVESFNDREVARLLNQGVDKNFVTGNDTSLLHKCVEEENYSAAELLIREGVNINAGDVDGWTPLHMACHCQAVDMVHLILNNGGDATRLDVDGFFPHDHAPEDSETREIMQQHMESKGISEKDLQEVRLKVPLEMFTEVKDHLSHGGNPNKENENGITLLHIACANGYRKVIRLLLKHGADVNQADNDGWTSLHIAARYNQMRVVQTLLRSGADPLMSDSVGCTPSQVTTNNEIRALLTKAERKQRKLSSWRDSELPDNLDDDADIDADEETMMGHLVRINSKNVRPRHTTIAKEDEMLELRQREESVNQAQEVIRADDSYVTLGADDTDVTQTVDDVYEEIYVSKLWRNVDESKTQLPPVMESDNLTDLAVISEKSALESIQERFTAGQIYTLIGDILIAVNPFTEMYIYSKEVSQRYHGKSSAPLPPHVYKVAERAHDCMLSTQTSQCCVISGESGAGKTETCKYLIQHLVFIAGSDESNLNSKISQVNPVLEAFGNARTVVNSNSSRFAKFMQLSFNGKGRIVGANLTEFLLEKSRVVLRGEGELSFHIFYWMFSGISPEEANLYHLHDISKHRYLAQGGADVKSRINTNNKEKFWELKQCLQYIGFTSDEIQKILQLLAALLHLGDVTFGSHGNHDAATIANPDQLDLVSEMLEVPSEELGSALVSEFTVTRGEQIRKDRTRQQAGDCRDALAKAVYGRLFSWIVNGINQMIHPIDPSSDKFQIGILDIFGFENFTRNSFEQMCINLANEQMQSYANEYIFMKEQEDCLLEGVPLVELNYKNNQPIIDTFMERNAGILAIIDEESRFPKGTDISLATKLHQGPGEKYPEVYKIPKDKGPSFTVVHYAGVVKYDLIGVLEKNRDTLPNAVLCTMKTSNCLQVKELFQSRMTRTGSLAPSARQQRSRKSRQSPFEFFKKLKGGKSKTKNVTPVVPYEKKGPSTMAYHFKNSLSDLLSQIQAASPHIIRCIRPNIHRTPRHFVPEYVLAQMRYTGIAETIKIKKHGYSARLKFRDFLVVFDTLRTVLVPPYSMISDEQKCREVIKFCGLGSETQSHQVTIGKSKLFFHDADLRKLDQISNKVKEQVIICQSAVRKYLAKKRYAKLQTKSAEENERKVQEFCHQMALQHDKVTSWIQFQRGHDEGRVRNTKKAEKETDLGGSGESLNEILSQYDEVLGKYQDDDDSEEDDSYADVLNVITDMSVQHSRGLPPPPCGAVIMRDNPPPNPKEMYAQAGIYDVIPGEKATKRPAPPKRSASTRLSSGRDRVSVSSDDAVFLDEHHRPTNQNSPLLSPRLSRSNHHQQHHPQMRRSSSPGQPRQAVPSPNQSRPFSYFSPPSTPSQPPSNTPHLISPGSPTYEPIHQPGHPHNGHHHSTHHHHHRPRVSSNVEVRALSPSRHGQHQRHSAGGSPKSSKRQSMPVKPVAPPQQVRDVNFPQHVSPLNPQHVRDANFPHHVQPLAAHQHSVPQGQETDPSGRRPRAPSFPAPPTPLSGSIRSQGSRRSPSPPLPPPPLQPNVRPMNIRHSTEVIHTRVSEPPTPPPISKIPGTRSSVSSFELGKRSREGSVESPLQSPTHHTGYHGNTDQFSLASQLTKVKLKTGAVPPPQEKTSFKQQAAMGIAAELVLKKTPLRHSPKEAPPQKTPDENREISPEALLKKLNPVKRTEGSKTSPDNETGTAVNFLSKLRPTGGQKPWEKDPSPTLDSADVVMDVMTSSIDEEPLPPEPLVEEEPVEELPLPPPPPTEDSEPVQPQPGVALDTPSTTTNKKRMIFEKEKKDIGDNMDIDLDEIDYSQIPGYVPITNAVPNWKKDMIIKKNEEKVREYVEELRRKKAEALKWKDVPEWKKKMLEKKEQQKREQDSAMTQAAQQKEQAKTAKIKPVLQKRQSFDETQTNNNTTFVTKNPVSPVTKQPVSPPVAKQPEKSPVTKQPESPPVTSMPKNPVKVTNDVKYRKK; encoded by the exons ATGGAACAGTCCATTCTACAGTCTCTGTCTACCCCTCACCGCCAAAAGGTCACCAGACAGCTACGGAAGGAGCAGGTGAAGCGTTACCTGGACCACATCAAACAGGGGAGCGTCCGGAGAGAGCGCAAGGAAAACCAGAAGAAAACCAGGGTTGAGTTTCAGAAAATCTTTCTACTGCAGGAAGCTGTGGAGAGCTTTAATGATAGAGAGG TTGCTCGGCTCCTGAACCAAGGAGTGGACAAGAACTTTGTGACCGGCAATGACACATCCTTATTGCATAAA TGTGTGGAGGAGGAGAACTATTCGGCCGCTGAGCTGTTGATTCGTGAGGGCGTGAACATCAATGCAGGGGACGTGGATGGCTGGACGCCATTACACATGGCTTGTCACTGCCAGGCCGTGGACATGGTCCATCTAATCCTCAAT AATGGGGGTGATGCCACGCGTTTGGATGTGGATGGGTTTTTTCCGCATGACCATGCTCCAGAGGACTCAGAAACAAGGGAGATAATGCAGCAACACATGGAGAGTAAAG GCATCAGTGAGAAAGACCTACAGGAGGTCCGATTGAAGGTTCCCCTGGAAATGTTCACTGAGGTCAAGGACCACCTCTCTCATGGAGGGAATCCAAACAAGGAGAATGAAAACGGAATCACCCTG CTCCATATTGCCTGTGCCAATGGGTACAGAAAGGTCATACGACTGCTTCTGAAGCATGGAGCTGACGTCAACCAAGCAGATAATGATGGATGGACGTCTCTTCATATTGCAGCCAGATATAACCAG ATGAGGGTTGTCCAGACACTGCTGAGGTCTGGGGCAGATCCTCTGATGTCGGACTCCGTCGGCTGTACCCCCTCACAAGTCACCACCAATAACGAAATCCGCGCTCTGCTGACCAAAGCTGAGAGGAAGCAGAGGAAACTGTCATCATGGCGAGACTCAGAGCTACCCGATAATCTGGATGATGATGCTGACATAGACGCTGATGAAGAGACCATGATGGGTCATCTTGTGCGCATCAACAGCAAAAATGT TCGCCCTCGTCACACAACGATCGCCAAAGAAGACGAGATGCTGGAGCTGAGGCAGAGGGAGGAGAGTGTGAACCAGGCACAGGAAGTCATCAGAGCAGACGACAGTTATGTCACACTGGGAGCAGACGACACTGATGTCACTCAGACAGTAGATGATGTCTACGAGGAAATATACGTCTCCAAATTATGGCGGAATGTGGATGAATCCAAG ACTCAGCTTCCTCCGGTAATGGAGTCGGACAATCTCACAGATCTTGCTGTTATCTCGGAGAAATCAGCCCTAGAAAGTATCCAGGAAAGGTTCACTGCTGGTCAGATCTAT ACCCTTATAGGAGACATTTTGATTGCTGTCAACCCTTTTACagaaatgtacatttattctaAAGAG GTGTCTCAGAGATACCATGGTAAGAGTTCTGCCCCCTTACCTCCACACGTGTATAAAGTAGCGGAGCGCGCTCACGATTGTATGCTCTCTACACAGACCTCTCAATGCTGCGTCATCTCCGGAGAAAGTGGTGCCGGAAAAACGGAGACGTGTAAATATCTCATACAGCACCTAGTGTTCATTGCAGGGAGTGATGAAAGCAACCTCAACAGCAAGATATCACAG GTGAACCCTGTCTTGGAAGCCTTTGGCAATGCCAGAACTGTGGTGAACTCTAATTCAAGTCGATTCGCCAAGTTTATGCAGCTCAGCTTTAATGGAAAGGGAAGAATTGTTGGAG CCAATCTGACAGAGTTCTTGTTAGAGAAATCCAGGGTGGTTTTACGAGGCGAGGGGGAGCTAAGCTTTCACATCTTTTACTGGATGTTTTCTGGGATTTCACCTGAGGAAGCTAACCTTTATCACCTGCATGACATCTCAAAACACAG GTATCTGGCACAGGGGGGGGCGGACGTGAAGAGTCGGATTAATACAAACAACAAGGAGAAGTTCTGGGAGCTGAAGCAATGTCTGCAGTATATAGGATTCACCTCCGAT GAAATCCAGAAAATACTTCAGCTCTTGGCCGCTCTTCTTCATCTTGGTGATGTCACATTTGGTAGTCATGGAAACCATGATGCAGCAACCATTGCCAACCCAGACCAACTTGACTTAG TCTCCGAGATGTTGGAGGTGCCCAGTGAAGAGTTGGGATCTGCCCTAGTATCTGAGTTCACTGTAACAAGAG GGGAACAGATAAGAAAGGACCGGACCAGACAGCAGGCCGGGGACTGTAGGGACGCGCTCGCTAAAGCCGTCTATGGCCGACTGTTCAGCTGGATCGTCAACGGGATTAACCAGATGATCCACCCCATAGACCCCAG TAGTGACAAGTTTCAGATTGGGATTCTAGACATCTTTGGTTTTGAGAATTTCACAAGAAACAGTTTTGAACAG ATGTGTATCAATCTGGCCAATGAGCAGATGCAAAGCTATGCAAATGAATACATATTCATGAAGGAGCAAGAGGACTGCTTGTTAGAAGGCGTGCCATTGGTGGAACTAAACTACAAAAACAACCAGCCGATCATTGATACTTTTATGGAG AGAAATGCTGGAATACTGGCCATAATAGATGAAGAGAGCCGATTTCCAAAAGGAACAGATATTTCACTGGCCACCAAACTACATCAGGGCCCAG GAGAAAAATATCCTGAGGTTTACAAGATACCAAAGGACAAGGGGCCGAGTTTTACTGTCGTCCATTACGCTGGAGTTGTGAAGTATGATCTGATTGGGGTGCTTGAGAAAAATCGGGACACACTTCCAAATGCTGTGCTCTGTACAATGAAGA CCAGTAACTGCCTCCAGGTGAAGGAGCTGTTCCAGAGCCGGATGACCCGGACTGGTTCCCTCGCTCCCAGTGCTCGGCAACAGCGATCCAGAAAATCCAGACAGTCaccttttgaattttttaagaaaCTCAAGGGAGGCAAATCTAAAACG AAAAACGTGACTCCTGTGGTACCTTACGAGAAGAAAGGACCATCTACCATGGCCTACCATTTCAAG AACTCCCTGTCGGATCTCTTGTCTCAGATCCAGGCAGCATCCCCCCACATCATCCGCTGTATCCGACCAAACATCCATCGGACGCCCCGCCATTTTGTCCCCGAGTACGTCCTCGCTCAGATGAGGTACACTGGGATTGCGGAGACGATAAAGATCAAGAAACATGGCTACAGCGCAAGACTTAAGTTTAGGGACTTTCTTGTTGT ATTTGACACCCTTAGGACAGTATTGGTTCCACCTTACAGCATGATCTCAGACGAACAGAAATGTAGGGAGGTCATCAAGTTCTGTGGACTTGGCTCAGAAACTCAAAGTCACCAGGTGACA ATTGGGAAGTCTAAGCTATTTTTCCATGATGCAGATTTGAGGAAATTGGATCAAATATCCAATAAAGTGAAAGAGCAGGTCATCATCTGCCAGTCAG CTGTGAGaaaatatttggccaagaaaaGATATGCAAAACTCCAGACAAAATCAGCAGAGGAGAATGAGAGAAAAGTTCAGGAGTTCTGTCACCAGATGGCACTGCAGCATGATAAGGTCACTTCCTGGATACAGTTTCAGAGAGGGCATGATGAGGGCAGAGTTCGAAATACAAAAAAGGCAGAAAA GGAGACTGATTTGGGAGGATCTGGAGAGAGTCTGAATGAGATACTAAGTCAGTATGATGAAGTGCTAGGAAAATACCAAG ATGATGATGACAGTGAGGAGGATGATTCCTACGCTGATGTCTTGAACGTGATCACGGACATGAGTGTTCAGCATAGTCGGGGGTTACCTCCCCCTCCCTGTGGGGCCGTGATCATGCGAGATAACCCGCCCCCTAACCCAAAGGAGATGTATGCTCAGGCTGGTATCTATGATGTCATTCCTGGGGAGAAG GCCACCAAGAGACCAGCTCCTCCCAAACGGAGCGCAAGTACGAGACTCAGCTCGGGCAGGGACAGG GTATCTGTATCAAGTGACGATGCAGTTTTCTTGGATGAACATCACAGACCGACCAATCAAAACTCACCTCTATTGTCCCCAAGGTTATCTAGGTCAAATCATCATCAGCAGCATCACCCCCAGATGAGGAGGTCTTCATCCCCTGGGCAGCCAAGGCAGGCTGTCCCATCCCCCAACCAGTCCCGCCCCTTCTCCTACTTCTCCCCACCATCTACCCCCTCCCAGCCACCAAGTAACACCCCACATCTGATTTCACCAGGGTCACCAACGTATGAGCCCATTCACCAGCCCGGCCACCCTCACAATGGGCATCACCACTCcacccaccaccaccaccaccgaCCACGTGTGTCTTCCAATGTAGAAGTCAGAGCGTTGTCCCCCTCGCGGCATGGTCAGCATCAGAGGCACTCAGCAGGGGGGTCCCCTAAGTCTTCCAAAAGACAGTCCATGCCGGTTAAACCAGTAGCCCCTCCCCAACAAGTCAGGGATGTAAATTTCCCCCAGCATGTGAGTCCACTCAACCCTCAACATGTCAGGGATGCAAACTTTCCCCACCATGTTCAGCCTCTTGCTGCCCATCAGCACAGTGTGCCACAAGGACAAGAGACCGACCCCTCAGGGAGGAGACCGAGGGCACCTAGTTTCCCTGCCCCTCCAACACCCCTCTCTGGCAGTATCAGGTCCCAGGGAAGCAGGAGGTCCCCCTCCCCACCCTTACCCCCACCCCCACTACAACCCAATGTTCGACCAATGAACATTAGACACAGTACAGAGGTTATACACACACGTGTGAGTGAACCACCAACTCCACCCCCCATCTCCAAAATCCCAGGGACAAGGTCCTCCGTGTCATCATTTGAGCTGGGGAAAAGATCTCGCGAGGGGTCAGTGGAGAGTCCCCTACAGTCCCCCACTCACCATACAGGTTACCATGGCAATACTGACCAGTTTAGCCTGGCCTCTCAGCTTACCAAAGTAAAGCTTAAAACAGGGGCAGTGCCTCCGCCACAGGAGAAGACGAGCTTCAAACAGCAGGCCGCCATGGGAATAGCTGCAGAACTAGTACTGAAGAAAACTCCTTTAAGACATAGTCCGAAAGAAGCTCCCCCCCAAAAGACTCCGGATGAGAATCGAGAGATTTCCCCTGAGGCCCTCCTCAAGAAACTCAATCCAGTAAAACGTACAG AGGGAAGTAAGACTAGTCCAGACAATGAGACAGGGACAGCCGTAAACTTCCTGTCAAAGCTCCGACCCACAGGGGGACAAAAACCCTGGGAAAAAG ACCCCTCTCCCACTTTGGACTCTGCTGATGTTGTCATGGATGTTATGACATCATCAATAGATGAAGAACCCCTCCCCCCTGAGCCCCTGGTGGAAGAAGAACCAGTTGAGGAGCTCCCattaccccctccccctcccactGAAGACAGCGAACCAGTCCAGCCACAACCTGGGGTTGCCTTGGATACTCCATCAACAACcaccaataaaaaaagaatgatatttgagaaagagaaaaaag ATATTGGTGACAATATGGACATCGATCTAGATGAAATTG ATTACAGTCAAATCCCTGGTTACGTTCCGATTACTAACGCCGTTCCAAACTGGAAAAAAGACATGATCATCaagaaaaatgaagaaaaagtcAGGGAATATGTG GAGGAGCTTAGGCGGAAGAAGGCAGAGGCCCTGAAGTGGAAGGATGTCCCTGAgtggaagaaaaaaatgttagagAAGAAGGAACAGCAAAAGCGGGAACAGGATTCGGCTATGACACAAGCA